A section of the Mangifera indica cultivar Alphonso chromosome 12, CATAS_Mindica_2.1, whole genome shotgun sequence genome encodes:
- the LOC123192123 gene encoding myrcene synthase, chloroplastic-like — MSVRHPSISEHPAAIRWFQAESNAAGKSSEERAEKLKEEVRLMLDSAVDSVQQLELIDVLQRLGSSYQFEDEIKRILDRVYKNKHKQDSLYAVALEFRLLRHYYDVSAEVFNNFSDEKGNFNLCGCDDCKGIVSLYETTFLLKEEESKMFHFVRNFTVSYLKEYIKDMEDEDEYVPTLVKHALELPLHWRVPRLEARWFIDVCEKRHDFNPTLLELVKLHFNTLQATYQQDLKYVLR; from the exons ATGTCAGTGAGGCATCCATCTATATCGGAACATCCAGCAGCAATTCGGTGGTTCCAGGCAGAGTCCAATGCAGCG GGAAAATCATCTGAGGAACGGGCCGAAAAGCTGAAGGAAGAAGTGAGGCTGATGCTTGATAGTGCGGTGGATTCTGTACAGCAACTGGAGCTCATTGATGTCTTACAAAGACTTGGATCATCTTATCAGTTTGAAGATGAGATAAAGAGAATTCTTGATAGGGTCTACAAGAACAAGCATAAACAAGATAGCTTATATGCGGTAGCTCTGGAGTTTAGACTCCTAAGACATTACTATGATGTTTCTGCAG aagttttcaataatttcagTGATGAGAAGGGAAACTTCAATTTATGTGGTTGCGATGATTGCAAAGGAATTGTATCTCTGTATGAAACTACTTTTTTGCTGAAAGAGGAAGAGAGTAAAATGTTCcattttgttagaaattttaCTGTCTCATACCTGAAAGAGTATATCAAGGAcatggaagatgaagatgaatatgTTCCCACATTAGTGAAGCATGCACTGGAGCTTCCACTACATTGGAGGGTGCCAAGGTTAGAGGCTAGGTGGTTTATTGATGTATGTGAGAAGAGACATGACTTCAACCCCACCTTGCTTGAGCTTGTTAAACTCCATTTCAATACACTGCAAGCAACGTACCAACAAGATCTTAAATATGTGCTAAGGTAA